The DNA sequence TTAGAGCAAGTTGACCGTGATTTGCAATCATTAGATGAACTGGGATTAAAGCTACGCTCTTGTCTGGAAACTCACCTTCATGCAGATCATATTACAGGGGCAGGCAAACTCAGACAAAAAACAGGTTGTCAAGTGATTGTTCCCCAGAATCCTGCTGTGACAAAAGCCGATCGCTCCCTTGTTGGTGGCGAAATCCTCGAAGTCGGCTCAGTAATCATTGAAACAATTTCTACTCCGGGTCACACTGCCAGTCACATAGCATATTTGGTAAACAAAACCCACCTATTAACTGGTGATGCCTTATTTATTCGTGGTTGTGGACGCACAGATTTTCAAGGCGGCGATCCTGGAACCTTATACGATGTGGTAACACAACGTTTATTTACCTTACCAGATGAGACTTTTGTTTATCCGGCTCATGACTACAAAGGTCGTACAGTTTCCACCATTGGCGAAGAAAAACGTCTTAATCCCAGATTTAGCGTTCGCACCCGCAGTCAGTTCATTACGATCATGAATAATCTCAAATTGAGTTCTCCTCAAAAGATGAATGCAGCAGTCCCTGCAAATGAATACTGTGGTGATTTTATTTCTCAAGAAAGGTTAGATGCGATCGCAAGTCCAGCTACAGATGAAGAACTCAAACAAATAGAACTCACAGTTACGACTAATACAGAAATTTACAATGATTACTTTGCTATGTATATCTAGCCATAATCTCAGTCTTTCTGCGGTTTCTACCCCACCTATCGATGTTTTGAACACTCATGATATTAAACTTGCTCGTCATCCGAATTTATTGCACTTTGCTAAAAGTTATTGCTCACAAGGCTGTTCCTCACCGCCCTGCTAGAAATGAACCACGAGTCCTTTTACGTCGCCCCAAAATTTATCCCTTGATGACCAAACCTCGCCATGAATTACGCAAACAATTGCAAACTGCTTAAACTGCAAGTGTTTCGGCTTTTCTTAGTGCCATTCGGTCAAATACTATTTGTCAAGAAGCAATAATACTTAAAATATGGCAGTGCGTGAAGTTACAAAAGCGATCCTAAAAAGGAAGTGAAAAGAACTTCTGCAAATTCCATTATACTGAAAACGACTTCCAAACAAGCCAGGGATTATCTTGGGAGGATTACGCACACAGTAAACCTGCGATAATTCCTAGCATTGTACAAGCGAATAAGTAGGTAAGTGCGAAAATTTATAACTATGTCCGAAGCGAAGGTCGCAAAGCGAAGTGAAGCAATCGCAGGGTTTTCAGCGTTTTTACTTTTCGTTACATAGTTAGGTTTATTTGTGCCTACCTACTTATGTACCACGATGCAAAAAATCGATTCTCAAGACATGGAGTAAACACACGTGGGTTTATTCAATGGGCAAACTAAAGTTAAATAAAGGCATCCGTAAGCGGAAATTTTAAAGCGCTTGCAGGTGAAAAGACTCCACCATGTGGTTCAGGTATTGGGCGTCTACAGTGCGCGGTAGACCCAAATGTTATTCCTCTTCACAAAAAATTCACCTTGATACTTTGGAATGACCAATGGGTAGAGGCAGTTGCACTAGATACGGGTACAGCAATTAAAGGTCATATTATTGACATATTTGTCGATACAAACGCTGAGGCAATCAATCTAGGTAGAAAGCATGTTAAGGCAATTCTTTAAAGTCTTTAGCGACCGAAGCGTTTGGCTGGACGGATAATATGCAAGCGCAGTTTAGCAAAGCACGGACTGATTTTCCGAAGATTAAGTATTAAAAGATGTAGCCAGAAGGCGATCGCTGAACCCTTGCAAACTTGAGCTAACTCATAAGCGATACGATCCCGTTGAAGAAGGCAGCTATGCTGAGGGCAGAGGGCACTTATGTTTTGTAAGATCGGGGATTCCGACCCCTCCTAAAACTTGAGCCACCAAATTGAAAATTTGGTGGGGGTCTTAAACCCTTGTTCCCTACGGTCACGGGCAGAGAGCAGGAGGCAGAATTCCCTTCAGCATAGCTGCCTCCACACCGACGCCTTTCTTGATAACATTTTCCATCTCAACTGGAACATCAAACCCTAAGCTAGATTTGCTTTTATGGGGTGACAATCGCGATTAGATTTGCACAATCAATTCATCAGGGAGATCAACTATGAAAAACAATGGACGGATGACGGCTTATATTAATCCTCAATCCTCACAGCAATTCAAGAATACTGCTGGTTACACGCTTGCTAATGGCAGCCCAGCGATTAACGTGGTCTGTATTTTCGCTGCCAATTATGCCGCCGCTGAAAGACCCTACCTGCGAGCCAATAATAACAATCCACTGACCTCACAACCGTTCAAGTGGGATGTTTAAGAGCGTCTGGCGTTCCGAAGAGCCGGACGAATATTTTGTTGTTCCAGCGGTTCCAGTCCAACTTTTTCCCGTTTTTCTTTTTGACTTGGGCTGCGATGTCAAGTCCGATTTTCTCTCGGCTTGCGTGACCCACTTTGGTGGCGATTCG is a window from the Tolypothrix sp. NIES-4075 genome containing:
- a CDS encoding 3D domain-containing protein, with amino-acid sequence MGRLQCAVDPNVIPLHKKFTLILWNDQWVEAVALDTGTAIKGHIIDIFVDTNAEAINLGRKHVKAIL
- a CDS encoding MBL fold metallo-hydrolase — encoded protein: LEQVDRDLQSLDELGLKLRSCLETHLHADHITGAGKLRQKTGCQVIVPQNPAVTKADRSLVGGEILEVGSVIIETISTPGHTASHIAYLVNKTHLLTGDALFIRGCGRTDFQGGDPGTLYDVVTQRLFTLPDETFVYPAHDYKGRTVSTIGEEKRLNPRFSVRTRSQFITIMNNLKLSSPQKMNAAVPANEYCGDFISQERLDAIASPATDEELKQIELTVTTNTEIYNDYFAMYI